The DNA window GGCTCCGAAACGACCACCGAGGAGATCGAGGGAGAGACCAACATCCGTCTCCTCGAAGCCAAGGGCTCGACCACTTTCGAGACCGACACGGTGCCCTGCGAGGACAGCTCCCAGACCGGCGGCAACCAGCCGCGGACCTACAAGCGGGAAACGGTGATCGGTCTGGTCGTGCGGCTCAGCGTCGGCGGCGAGCAGTTCCTTGAGGAGAGCTACCCCGAGAACTTCCTCGATCGGCTCAAGGAGGAAGAGGAGCGCGAGGAAGAGCGGGCCGAGGACGAGGACTGAAGCTGCTCTCGGCGGATCCTACAGACCTGAGGGGAAACGCCAGAGCGTGAGCTTCTCACCGGCTTTGATGAGCAGATCGCGCCCGACCAATGCCGGGGCCGTCCAGGTGTCCCCATCGGCAAGCCGGTAGGTTCGGACGACCGAAGGCTTCTGCTTCGGGTCGCCGTTTTTCAAGATCCGGAGCCGGCCGTCATCCGTCAGGGCCAGCACATGCCCGGGAATCGCGAGGAACTGGCCGTTCTCGCCAGCGCGCGGGTCACCGAGCCAGATGACCTCCCCGCTCTCCGGATCGAGACTGAACATTTGACCGGTCTTGAAGTGGGAGAATCCAAAGACCTGCCCGTTGCCGAGGACCGGGCTGCTCATGTCGAGCGAGGTGTCGCGATGTTGCCAAACTTCTTCCGCCGACCACGCATCGTCCGTCCTGCTCACCCGGATCGCGAACATCCCGCGGTTCTCACCGCCGACGATGAAGGTGTTCTCAAAACGGATGGGAGTTGGCGTGTTCTGGTTGTTTCCGCGATGCGGGAAGTTGTGTTTCCAGAGCAACTCGCCAGTCGAAACGTCGATCCCGCACAAGCCGTCGTGATTGAACTCCACCAACTGCCGGACGCCATCGATGGTCTCGACGAGGGGCGACGAGTAGCAATTCGCCTCTTCGGTCCGGACCCAGAGGTCCTTGCCGGTTTTCGGGTCGAGGCAGAACAGCGCCCCATCCTCGCAGCTGCCGGTGTGGGCGAACAGCCGGTCACCATCGACGATGGGTGACGTTGCGGTGCCCCAGTAGGGATGCGCCTCGTCGAAGTGCTCGC is part of the Haloferula helveola genome and encodes:
- a CDS encoding PQQ-binding-like beta-propeller repeat protein — encoded protein: MRKGQSSLCRLAAGLSLLSPLCLAEDTSWTGWRGDDRSARLPDFKVPDPWPDSPESVWTTEVGTGYSTPLIIDDRVFQHARKGADEVLWCLDRDTGKPVWRKSWPVRFTPGRGGERHGPGPKSTPSFADGRVFTLSIDGTLRAWSAADGKPLWKRDFREHFDEAHPYWGTATSPIVDGDRLFAHTGSCEDGALFCLDPKTGKDLWVRTEEANCYSSPLVETIDGVRQLVEFNHDGLCGIDVSTGELLWKHNFPHRGNNQNTPTPIRFENTFIVGGENRGMFAIRVSRTDDAWSAEEVWQHRDTSLDMSSPVLGNGQVFGFSHFKTGQMFSLDPESGEVIWLGDPRAGENGQFLAIPGHVLALTDDGRLRILKNGDPKQKPSVVRTYRLADGDTWTAPALVGRDLLIKAGEKLTLWRFPSGL